Proteins found in one Lonchura striata isolate bLonStr1 chromosome 27, bLonStr1.mat, whole genome shotgun sequence genomic segment:
- the LARP4 gene encoding la-related protein 4 isoform X3 produces MLLFVEQVTSKGAGLNPNAKVWQEVPQGSAEAVPPTNGTEHTWQETAAAQGTPAEGNIEISEDSCKQYEVMYSPACEAPRNGTGVDEASANGIVLATEDLGYQIYEVSGDGSSTVSTEDIRECLRKQLEFCFSRENLSKDLYLMSQMDSDQFVPIWTIANMEGIKKLTTDMDLILEVLRSSPMVQVDERGEKVRPNHKRCIIILREIPETTPIEEVKALFKNENCPKVISCEFAHNNNWYVTFQSDTDAQQAFKYLREEVKTFQGKPVMARIKAINTFFAKNGYRVVDSSVYPQPVQTQAQFASPLFMQPVYSPQQYSIYSIVPQTWSPNPAPYFETPLAPFPNGGFVNGFNTPGSYKTNAASLSIGRPFHRNRVKPHFRSSSSSEHPEGPPGAGALPMGDLGRTSSRNFVMERHSSSLTGHQEQGYAQKDSPAAQLEQNGDFGVGRGRRNVFRGRRRREDDRVSRPQPSAETKTQTPKFDLLASNFPPLPGSTAKILGEPVLESRMSDIVKGVCKEKESKDSLCPCPAPAPEEQTPSAAQPVPSVSSLNQAEPVLLSTVQPESKPEEVSAPKDVASPASPPASVCPISAAKPARTNTSSPSAQASAAPALSTQEPRKLSYAEVCQKPPKEPPPVPVQPLREHRTNIVPPAKNEDNGTAEKAPEKAPHERPEARMKDYPGFRGPGAPRGAAGKIREQRRQFGRRSSPQGAPRRVGKEQHVGKEQHVGKEQHVGKEQHVGKEQHVGKEQYVGKEQHVGKEQYVGKEQYVGKEQHVGKEQYVGKEQYVGKEQYVGKEQYVPPRSPK; encoded by the exons ATGCTGCTGTTCGTGGAG CAGGTAACATCGAAAGGTGCTGGCTTGAACCCCAACGCCAAAGTGTGGCAAGAAGtgccccagggcagtgctgaggcCGTGCCCCCCACCAATGGCACAGAGCACACATGGCAGGAGACCGCGGCAGCCCAGGGGACTCCGGCCgagg GTAACATAGAGATCTCAGAGGACAGCTGCAAGCAGTATGAAGTGATGTATTCCCCGGCCTGTGAAGCCCCAAGGAATGGCACAGGAGTTGATGAGGCATCAGCAAATGGAATTGTCCTGGCGACTGAAGATCTGGGGTACCAAATCTATGAAGTGTCTG GTGATGGCAGCTCCACGGTGTCCACAGAAGACATTAGAGAATGTTTGAGAAAACAGCTTGAATTCTGCTTCTCTCG AGAGAATCTTTCAAAGGATCTCTACTTGATGTCTCAGATGGACAGTGATCAGTTCGTTCCAATATGGACAATTGCCAACATGGAAGGGATTAAGAAGCTGACAACGGACATGGACCTTATTCTTGAAGTTTTGAGAT CTTCTCCTATGGTACAAGTGGATGAAAGGGGGGAGAAAGTCAGACCAAACCACAAACGATGTATTATCATTCTCCGGGAGATCCCTGAAACTACACCAATAGAG GAGGTGAAGGCTCTGTTCAAGAATGAGAACTGCCCCAAGGTGATAAGCTGTGAGTTTGCTCACAACAACAACTGGTACGTTACATTCCAGTCCGACACAGACGCTCAACAG GCGTTCAAATACTTAAGGGAAGAAGTGAAAACCTTTCAGGGCAAGCCAGTAATG GCCAGGATAAAAGCCATCAACACGTTTTTTGCTAAGAATGGTTACCGGGTGGTGGATTCCAGTGTGTatccccagcctgtgcagaCCCAAGCCCAGTTTGCCTCCCCCCTGTTTATGCAGCCTGTATATAGCCCTCAGCAGTACTCGATTTACAGCATCGTGCCTCAGACCTGGTCTCCAAATCCTGCACCTTACTTTGAGACTCCACTG GCCCCGTTTCCCAACGGTGGATTTGTGAATGGCTTTAATACACCAGGATCATACAAAACAAATGCTGCTTCTCTCAGTATAGGTCGCCCATTCCACAGGAATCG GGTGAAGCCCCATTTCCGCTCGTCCAGCAGCTCCGAGCACCCCGAggggccgcccggcgccggggccCTGCCCATGGGCGACCTGGGCAGAACCAGCTCGAGGAATTTTGTCATGGAGCGGCACAGCAGCTCCTTAACCGGGCACCAAGAGCAGGGCTATGCCCAGAAGGATTCTCCCgcggcacagctggagcagaacGGCGATTTCGGCGTCGGCAGGGGCAG GAGGAACGTCTTCAGAGGTCGGAGGAGACGGGAGGACGACCGGGTTTCC AGACCTCAACCTTCAGCAGAAACAAAGACTCAGACACCAAAGTTTGACTTGCTTGCATCCAATTTCCCACCtttgcctggcagcacagcaaaAATTCTGGGAGAGCctgtgctggagagcaggaTGTCCGACATCGTTAAAGGAGTCTGCAAAGAGAAG GAAAGCAAAGactccctctgcccctgcccggcTCCTGCTCCGGAGGAACAAACgcccagcgctgcccagcccgtgcccaGCGTCAGCTCCCTGAACCAGGCTgagcctgtgctgctgag CACGGTTCAGCCAGAGAGCAAACCAGAAGAAGTGTCTGCTCCAAAGGACGTGGCCAGCCCGGCTTCTCCGCCGGCATCCGTCTGTCCCATCAGTGCTGCCAAGCCAGCGAGGACAAACACCTCCTCACCCTCTGCTCAAGCaagtgcagctcctgctctgtcGACACAG GAGCCTCGCAAGCTCAGCTACGCCGAAGTTTGCCAGAAACCCCCAAAGGAGCCACCTCCAGTCCCCGTCCAACCTCTGCGGGAGCACCGCACCAACATCGTCCCCCCTGCCAAAAACGAAGACAACGGTACGGCGGAGAAGGCTCCGGAGAAGGCTCCTCACGAGAGGCCCGAAGCTCGAATGAAGGATTACCCCGGCTtccgcggccccggggctcccaggggagctgctggcaAAATCAGGGAACAGAGGCGCCAGTTTGGACGCAGATCTTCGCCTCAGGGAGCGCCGCGCCGCGTGGGCAAGGAGCAGCACGTGGGCAAGGAGCAGCACGTGGGCAAGGAGCAGCACGTGGGCAAGGAGCAGCACGTGGGCAAGGAGCAGCACGTGGGCAAGGAGCAGTACGTGGGCAAGGAGCAGCACGTGGGCAAGGAGCAGTACGTGGGCAAGGAGCAGTACGTGGGCAAGGAGCAGCACGTGGGCAAGGAGCAGTACGTGGGCAAGGAGCAGTACGTGGGCAAGGAGCAGTACGTGGGCAAGGAGCAGTACGTGCCACCCCGGTCACCAAAGTAA
- the LARP4 gene encoding la-related protein 4 isoform X4: MLLFVEVTSKGAGLNPNAKVWQEVPQGSAEAVPPTNGTEHTWQETAAAQGTPAEGNIEISEDSCKQYEVMYSPACEAPRNGTGVDEASANGIVLATEDLGYQIYEVSGDGSSTVSTEDIRECLRKQLEFCFSRENLSKDLYLMSQMDSDQFVPIWTIANMEGIKKLTTDMDLILEVLRSSPMVQVDERGEKVRPNHKRCIIILREIPETTPIEEVKALFKNENCPKVISCEFAHNNNWYVTFQSDTDAQQAFKYLREEVKTFQGKPVMARIKAINTFFAKNGYRVVDSSVYPQPVQTQAQFASPLFMQPVYSPQQYSIYSIVPQTWSPNPAPYFETPLAPFPNGGFVNGFNTPGSYKTNAASLSIGRPFHRNRVKPHFRSSSSSEHPEGPPGAGALPMGDLGRTSSRNFVMERHSSSLTGHQEQGYAQKDSPAAQLEQNGDFGVGRGRRNVFRGRRRREDDRVSRPQPSAETKTQTPKFDLLASNFPPLPGSTAKILGEPVLESRMSDIVKGVCKEKESKDSLCPCPAPAPEEQTPSAAQPVPSVSSLNQAEPVLLSTVQPESKPEEVSAPKDVASPASPPASVCPISAAKPARTNTSSPSAQASAAPALSTQEPRKLSYAEVCQKPPKEPPPVPVQPLREHRTNIVPPAKNEDNGTAEKAPEKAPHERPEARMKDYPGFRGPGAPRGAAGKIREQRRQFGRRSSPQGAPRRVGKEQHVGKEQHVGKEQHVGKEQHVGKEQHVGKEQYVGKEQHVGKEQYVGKEQYVGKEQHVGKEQYVGKEQYVGKEQYVGKEQYVPPRSPK; encoded by the exons ATGCTGCTGTTCGTGGAG GTAACATCGAAAGGTGCTGGCTTGAACCCCAACGCCAAAGTGTGGCAAGAAGtgccccagggcagtgctgaggcCGTGCCCCCCACCAATGGCACAGAGCACACATGGCAGGAGACCGCGGCAGCCCAGGGGACTCCGGCCgagg GTAACATAGAGATCTCAGAGGACAGCTGCAAGCAGTATGAAGTGATGTATTCCCCGGCCTGTGAAGCCCCAAGGAATGGCACAGGAGTTGATGAGGCATCAGCAAATGGAATTGTCCTGGCGACTGAAGATCTGGGGTACCAAATCTATGAAGTGTCTG GTGATGGCAGCTCCACGGTGTCCACAGAAGACATTAGAGAATGTTTGAGAAAACAGCTTGAATTCTGCTTCTCTCG AGAGAATCTTTCAAAGGATCTCTACTTGATGTCTCAGATGGACAGTGATCAGTTCGTTCCAATATGGACAATTGCCAACATGGAAGGGATTAAGAAGCTGACAACGGACATGGACCTTATTCTTGAAGTTTTGAGAT CTTCTCCTATGGTACAAGTGGATGAAAGGGGGGAGAAAGTCAGACCAAACCACAAACGATGTATTATCATTCTCCGGGAGATCCCTGAAACTACACCAATAGAG GAGGTGAAGGCTCTGTTCAAGAATGAGAACTGCCCCAAGGTGATAAGCTGTGAGTTTGCTCACAACAACAACTGGTACGTTACATTCCAGTCCGACACAGACGCTCAACAG GCGTTCAAATACTTAAGGGAAGAAGTGAAAACCTTTCAGGGCAAGCCAGTAATG GCCAGGATAAAAGCCATCAACACGTTTTTTGCTAAGAATGGTTACCGGGTGGTGGATTCCAGTGTGTatccccagcctgtgcagaCCCAAGCCCAGTTTGCCTCCCCCCTGTTTATGCAGCCTGTATATAGCCCTCAGCAGTACTCGATTTACAGCATCGTGCCTCAGACCTGGTCTCCAAATCCTGCACCTTACTTTGAGACTCCACTG GCCCCGTTTCCCAACGGTGGATTTGTGAATGGCTTTAATACACCAGGATCATACAAAACAAATGCTGCTTCTCTCAGTATAGGTCGCCCATTCCACAGGAATCG GGTGAAGCCCCATTTCCGCTCGTCCAGCAGCTCCGAGCACCCCGAggggccgcccggcgccggggccCTGCCCATGGGCGACCTGGGCAGAACCAGCTCGAGGAATTTTGTCATGGAGCGGCACAGCAGCTCCTTAACCGGGCACCAAGAGCAGGGCTATGCCCAGAAGGATTCTCCCgcggcacagctggagcagaacGGCGATTTCGGCGTCGGCAGGGGCAG GAGGAACGTCTTCAGAGGTCGGAGGAGACGGGAGGACGACCGGGTTTCC AGACCTCAACCTTCAGCAGAAACAAAGACTCAGACACCAAAGTTTGACTTGCTTGCATCCAATTTCCCACCtttgcctggcagcacagcaaaAATTCTGGGAGAGCctgtgctggagagcaggaTGTCCGACATCGTTAAAGGAGTCTGCAAAGAGAAG GAAAGCAAAGactccctctgcccctgcccggcTCCTGCTCCGGAGGAACAAACgcccagcgctgcccagcccgtgcccaGCGTCAGCTCCCTGAACCAGGCTgagcctgtgctgctgag CACGGTTCAGCCAGAGAGCAAACCAGAAGAAGTGTCTGCTCCAAAGGACGTGGCCAGCCCGGCTTCTCCGCCGGCATCCGTCTGTCCCATCAGTGCTGCCAAGCCAGCGAGGACAAACACCTCCTCACCCTCTGCTCAAGCaagtgcagctcctgctctgtcGACACAG GAGCCTCGCAAGCTCAGCTACGCCGAAGTTTGCCAGAAACCCCCAAAGGAGCCACCTCCAGTCCCCGTCCAACCTCTGCGGGAGCACCGCACCAACATCGTCCCCCCTGCCAAAAACGAAGACAACGGTACGGCGGAGAAGGCTCCGGAGAAGGCTCCTCACGAGAGGCCCGAAGCTCGAATGAAGGATTACCCCGGCTtccgcggccccggggctcccaggggagctgctggcaAAATCAGGGAACAGAGGCGCCAGTTTGGACGCAGATCTTCGCCTCAGGGAGCGCCGCGCCGCGTGGGCAAGGAGCAGCACGTGGGCAAGGAGCAGCACGTGGGCAAGGAGCAGCACGTGGGCAAGGAGCAGCACGTGGGCAAGGAGCAGCACGTGGGCAAGGAGCAGTACGTGGGCAAGGAGCAGCACGTGGGCAAGGAGCAGTACGTGGGCAAGGAGCAGTACGTGGGCAAGGAGCAGCACGTGGGCAAGGAGCAGTACGTGGGCAAGGAGCAGTACGTGGGCAAGGAGCAGTACGTGGGCAAGGAGCAGTACGTGCCACCCCGGTCACCAAAGTAA
- the LARP4 gene encoding la-related protein 4 isoform X1, translating into MLSDVNKERLKATLLMEQVTSKGAGLNPNAKVWQEVPQGSAEAVPPTNGTEHTWQETAAAQGTPAEGNIEISEDSCKQYEVMYSPACEAPRNGTGVDEASANGIVLATEDLGYQIYEVSGDGSSTVSTEDIRECLRKQLEFCFSRENLSKDLYLMSQMDSDQFVPIWTIANMEGIKKLTTDMDLILEVLRSSPMVQVDERGEKVRPNHKRCIIILREIPETTPIEEVKALFKNENCPKVISCEFAHNNNWYVTFQSDTDAQQAFKYLREEVKTFQGKPVMARIKAINTFFAKNGYRVVDSSVYPQPVQTQAQFASPLFMQPVYSPQQYSIYSIVPQTWSPNPAPYFETPLAPFPNGGFVNGFNTPGSYKTNAASLSIGRPFHRNRVKPHFRSSSSSEHPEGPPGAGALPMGDLGRTSSRNFVMERHSSSLTGHQEQGYAQKDSPAAQLEQNGDFGVGRGRRNVFRGRRRREDDRVSRPQPSAETKTQTPKFDLLASNFPPLPGSTAKILGEPVLESRMSDIVKGVCKEKESKDSLCPCPAPAPEEQTPSAAQPVPSVSSLNQAEPVLLSTVQPESKPEEVSAPKDVASPASPPASVCPISAAKPARTNTSSPSAQASAAPALSTQEPRKLSYAEVCQKPPKEPPPVPVQPLREHRTNIVPPAKNEDNGTAEKAPEKAPHERPEARMKDYPGFRGPGAPRGAAGKIREQRRQFGRRSSPQGAPRRVGKEQHVGKEQHVGKEQHVGKEQHVGKEQHVGKEQYVGKEQHVGKEQYVGKEQYVGKEQHVGKEQYVGKEQYVGKEQYVGKEQYVPPRSPK; encoded by the exons ATGTTGTCGGATGTCAATAAAGAGAGGTTGAAGGCAACACTTCTAATGGAG CAGGTAACATCGAAAGGTGCTGGCTTGAACCCCAACGCCAAAGTGTGGCAAGAAGtgccccagggcagtgctgaggcCGTGCCCCCCACCAATGGCACAGAGCACACATGGCAGGAGACCGCGGCAGCCCAGGGGACTCCGGCCgagg GTAACATAGAGATCTCAGAGGACAGCTGCAAGCAGTATGAAGTGATGTATTCCCCGGCCTGTGAAGCCCCAAGGAATGGCACAGGAGTTGATGAGGCATCAGCAAATGGAATTGTCCTGGCGACTGAAGATCTGGGGTACCAAATCTATGAAGTGTCTG GTGATGGCAGCTCCACGGTGTCCACAGAAGACATTAGAGAATGTTTGAGAAAACAGCTTGAATTCTGCTTCTCTCG AGAGAATCTTTCAAAGGATCTCTACTTGATGTCTCAGATGGACAGTGATCAGTTCGTTCCAATATGGACAATTGCCAACATGGAAGGGATTAAGAAGCTGACAACGGACATGGACCTTATTCTTGAAGTTTTGAGAT CTTCTCCTATGGTACAAGTGGATGAAAGGGGGGAGAAAGTCAGACCAAACCACAAACGATGTATTATCATTCTCCGGGAGATCCCTGAAACTACACCAATAGAG GAGGTGAAGGCTCTGTTCAAGAATGAGAACTGCCCCAAGGTGATAAGCTGTGAGTTTGCTCACAACAACAACTGGTACGTTACATTCCAGTCCGACACAGACGCTCAACAG GCGTTCAAATACTTAAGGGAAGAAGTGAAAACCTTTCAGGGCAAGCCAGTAATG GCCAGGATAAAAGCCATCAACACGTTTTTTGCTAAGAATGGTTACCGGGTGGTGGATTCCAGTGTGTatccccagcctgtgcagaCCCAAGCCCAGTTTGCCTCCCCCCTGTTTATGCAGCCTGTATATAGCCCTCAGCAGTACTCGATTTACAGCATCGTGCCTCAGACCTGGTCTCCAAATCCTGCACCTTACTTTGAGACTCCACTG GCCCCGTTTCCCAACGGTGGATTTGTGAATGGCTTTAATACACCAGGATCATACAAAACAAATGCTGCTTCTCTCAGTATAGGTCGCCCATTCCACAGGAATCG GGTGAAGCCCCATTTCCGCTCGTCCAGCAGCTCCGAGCACCCCGAggggccgcccggcgccggggccCTGCCCATGGGCGACCTGGGCAGAACCAGCTCGAGGAATTTTGTCATGGAGCGGCACAGCAGCTCCTTAACCGGGCACCAAGAGCAGGGCTATGCCCAGAAGGATTCTCCCgcggcacagctggagcagaacGGCGATTTCGGCGTCGGCAGGGGCAG GAGGAACGTCTTCAGAGGTCGGAGGAGACGGGAGGACGACCGGGTTTCC AGACCTCAACCTTCAGCAGAAACAAAGACTCAGACACCAAAGTTTGACTTGCTTGCATCCAATTTCCCACCtttgcctggcagcacagcaaaAATTCTGGGAGAGCctgtgctggagagcaggaTGTCCGACATCGTTAAAGGAGTCTGCAAAGAGAAG GAAAGCAAAGactccctctgcccctgcccggcTCCTGCTCCGGAGGAACAAACgcccagcgctgcccagcccgtgcccaGCGTCAGCTCCCTGAACCAGGCTgagcctgtgctgctgag CACGGTTCAGCCAGAGAGCAAACCAGAAGAAGTGTCTGCTCCAAAGGACGTGGCCAGCCCGGCTTCTCCGCCGGCATCCGTCTGTCCCATCAGTGCTGCCAAGCCAGCGAGGACAAACACCTCCTCACCCTCTGCTCAAGCaagtgcagctcctgctctgtcGACACAG GAGCCTCGCAAGCTCAGCTACGCCGAAGTTTGCCAGAAACCCCCAAAGGAGCCACCTCCAGTCCCCGTCCAACCTCTGCGGGAGCACCGCACCAACATCGTCCCCCCTGCCAAAAACGAAGACAACGGTACGGCGGAGAAGGCTCCGGAGAAGGCTCCTCACGAGAGGCCCGAAGCTCGAATGAAGGATTACCCCGGCTtccgcggccccggggctcccaggggagctgctggcaAAATCAGGGAACAGAGGCGCCAGTTTGGACGCAGATCTTCGCCTCAGGGAGCGCCGCGCCGCGTGGGCAAGGAGCAGCACGTGGGCAAGGAGCAGCACGTGGGCAAGGAGCAGCACGTGGGCAAGGAGCAGCACGTGGGCAAGGAGCAGCACGTGGGCAAGGAGCAGTACGTGGGCAAGGAGCAGCACGTGGGCAAGGAGCAGTACGTGGGCAAGGAGCAGTACGTGGGCAAGGAGCAGCACGTGGGCAAGGAGCAGTACGTGGGCAAGGAGCAGTACGTGGGCAAGGAGCAGTACGTGGGCAAGGAGCAGTACGTGCCACCCCGGTCACCAAAGTAA
- the LARP4 gene encoding la-related protein 4 isoform X2 has protein sequence MLSDVNKERLKATLLMEVTSKGAGLNPNAKVWQEVPQGSAEAVPPTNGTEHTWQETAAAQGTPAEGNIEISEDSCKQYEVMYSPACEAPRNGTGVDEASANGIVLATEDLGYQIYEVSGDGSSTVSTEDIRECLRKQLEFCFSRENLSKDLYLMSQMDSDQFVPIWTIANMEGIKKLTTDMDLILEVLRSSPMVQVDERGEKVRPNHKRCIIILREIPETTPIEEVKALFKNENCPKVISCEFAHNNNWYVTFQSDTDAQQAFKYLREEVKTFQGKPVMARIKAINTFFAKNGYRVVDSSVYPQPVQTQAQFASPLFMQPVYSPQQYSIYSIVPQTWSPNPAPYFETPLAPFPNGGFVNGFNTPGSYKTNAASLSIGRPFHRNRVKPHFRSSSSSEHPEGPPGAGALPMGDLGRTSSRNFVMERHSSSLTGHQEQGYAQKDSPAAQLEQNGDFGVGRGRRNVFRGRRRREDDRVSRPQPSAETKTQTPKFDLLASNFPPLPGSTAKILGEPVLESRMSDIVKGVCKEKESKDSLCPCPAPAPEEQTPSAAQPVPSVSSLNQAEPVLLSTVQPESKPEEVSAPKDVASPASPPASVCPISAAKPARTNTSSPSAQASAAPALSTQEPRKLSYAEVCQKPPKEPPPVPVQPLREHRTNIVPPAKNEDNGTAEKAPEKAPHERPEARMKDYPGFRGPGAPRGAAGKIREQRRQFGRRSSPQGAPRRVGKEQHVGKEQHVGKEQHVGKEQHVGKEQHVGKEQYVGKEQHVGKEQYVGKEQYVGKEQHVGKEQYVGKEQYVGKEQYVGKEQYVPPRSPK, from the exons ATGTTGTCGGATGTCAATAAAGAGAGGTTGAAGGCAACACTTCTAATGGAG GTAACATCGAAAGGTGCTGGCTTGAACCCCAACGCCAAAGTGTGGCAAGAAGtgccccagggcagtgctgaggcCGTGCCCCCCACCAATGGCACAGAGCACACATGGCAGGAGACCGCGGCAGCCCAGGGGACTCCGGCCgagg GTAACATAGAGATCTCAGAGGACAGCTGCAAGCAGTATGAAGTGATGTATTCCCCGGCCTGTGAAGCCCCAAGGAATGGCACAGGAGTTGATGAGGCATCAGCAAATGGAATTGTCCTGGCGACTGAAGATCTGGGGTACCAAATCTATGAAGTGTCTG GTGATGGCAGCTCCACGGTGTCCACAGAAGACATTAGAGAATGTTTGAGAAAACAGCTTGAATTCTGCTTCTCTCG AGAGAATCTTTCAAAGGATCTCTACTTGATGTCTCAGATGGACAGTGATCAGTTCGTTCCAATATGGACAATTGCCAACATGGAAGGGATTAAGAAGCTGACAACGGACATGGACCTTATTCTTGAAGTTTTGAGAT CTTCTCCTATGGTACAAGTGGATGAAAGGGGGGAGAAAGTCAGACCAAACCACAAACGATGTATTATCATTCTCCGGGAGATCCCTGAAACTACACCAATAGAG GAGGTGAAGGCTCTGTTCAAGAATGAGAACTGCCCCAAGGTGATAAGCTGTGAGTTTGCTCACAACAACAACTGGTACGTTACATTCCAGTCCGACACAGACGCTCAACAG GCGTTCAAATACTTAAGGGAAGAAGTGAAAACCTTTCAGGGCAAGCCAGTAATG GCCAGGATAAAAGCCATCAACACGTTTTTTGCTAAGAATGGTTACCGGGTGGTGGATTCCAGTGTGTatccccagcctgtgcagaCCCAAGCCCAGTTTGCCTCCCCCCTGTTTATGCAGCCTGTATATAGCCCTCAGCAGTACTCGATTTACAGCATCGTGCCTCAGACCTGGTCTCCAAATCCTGCACCTTACTTTGAGACTCCACTG GCCCCGTTTCCCAACGGTGGATTTGTGAATGGCTTTAATACACCAGGATCATACAAAACAAATGCTGCTTCTCTCAGTATAGGTCGCCCATTCCACAGGAATCG GGTGAAGCCCCATTTCCGCTCGTCCAGCAGCTCCGAGCACCCCGAggggccgcccggcgccggggccCTGCCCATGGGCGACCTGGGCAGAACCAGCTCGAGGAATTTTGTCATGGAGCGGCACAGCAGCTCCTTAACCGGGCACCAAGAGCAGGGCTATGCCCAGAAGGATTCTCCCgcggcacagctggagcagaacGGCGATTTCGGCGTCGGCAGGGGCAG GAGGAACGTCTTCAGAGGTCGGAGGAGACGGGAGGACGACCGGGTTTCC AGACCTCAACCTTCAGCAGAAACAAAGACTCAGACACCAAAGTTTGACTTGCTTGCATCCAATTTCCCACCtttgcctggcagcacagcaaaAATTCTGGGAGAGCctgtgctggagagcaggaTGTCCGACATCGTTAAAGGAGTCTGCAAAGAGAAG GAAAGCAAAGactccctctgcccctgcccggcTCCTGCTCCGGAGGAACAAACgcccagcgctgcccagcccgtgcccaGCGTCAGCTCCCTGAACCAGGCTgagcctgtgctgctgag CACGGTTCAGCCAGAGAGCAAACCAGAAGAAGTGTCTGCTCCAAAGGACGTGGCCAGCCCGGCTTCTCCGCCGGCATCCGTCTGTCCCATCAGTGCTGCCAAGCCAGCGAGGACAAACACCTCCTCACCCTCTGCTCAAGCaagtgcagctcctgctctgtcGACACAG GAGCCTCGCAAGCTCAGCTACGCCGAAGTTTGCCAGAAACCCCCAAAGGAGCCACCTCCAGTCCCCGTCCAACCTCTGCGGGAGCACCGCACCAACATCGTCCCCCCTGCCAAAAACGAAGACAACGGTACGGCGGAGAAGGCTCCGGAGAAGGCTCCTCACGAGAGGCCCGAAGCTCGAATGAAGGATTACCCCGGCTtccgcggccccggggctcccaggggagctgctggcaAAATCAGGGAACAGAGGCGCCAGTTTGGACGCAGATCTTCGCCTCAGGGAGCGCCGCGCCGCGTGGGCAAGGAGCAGCACGTGGGCAAGGAGCAGCACGTGGGCAAGGAGCAGCACGTGGGCAAGGAGCAGCACGTGGGCAAGGAGCAGCACGTGGGCAAGGAGCAGTACGTGGGCAAGGAGCAGCACGTGGGCAAGGAGCAGTACGTGGGCAAGGAGCAGTACGTGGGCAAGGAGCAGCACGTGGGCAAGGAGCAGTACGTGGGCAAGGAGCAGTACGTGGGCAAGGAGCAGTACGTGGGCAAGGAGCAGTACGTGCCACCCCGGTCACCAAAGTAA